In the Streptomyces sp. NBC_00525 genome, one interval contains:
- a CDS encoding GntP family permease encodes MTSLSVETLAADAVEPITSAGNAQLGIAVLAGIAVIVLLITKLRMHAFLALTIGSLALGSFAGAAPAKTIASFTAGLGSTVAGVGVLIALGAILGKLLADSGGADQIVDTILARTGKRAMPWAMVLIASVIGLPLFFEVGIVLLIPVVLLVAKRGNYSLMRIGIPALAGLSVMHGLIPPHPGPLVAIDALDANLGVTLALGVVVAIPTVIIAGPVFSRYAARWVDIQAPEKMIPQRPSEELERRPGFGATLATILLPVVLMLVKAFVDIVVDDPEQGLQKVTDVIGSPLIALLAAVLVGMVTLGRAAGFTRARLSTTVEKSLAPIAGVLLIVGAGGGFKQTLIDAGVGQMILDFSEDWSIPALLLGWLIAVAIRLATGSATVATISAAGLVAPLAADMSTAHAALLVLAVGAGSLFFSHVNDAGFWLVKEYFGMDVGQTVKTWSVMETIISVASLLFILLLSLVL; translated from the coding sequence GTGACCAGTCTCAGCGTCGAGACGCTGGCAGCGGACGCCGTCGAACCGATCACGTCGGCCGGCAACGCGCAGTTGGGCATCGCCGTCCTGGCGGGCATCGCCGTCATCGTCCTGCTCATCACCAAGCTCAGAATGCACGCGTTCCTCGCGCTGACCATCGGCTCGCTGGCGCTCGGCTCCTTCGCCGGTGCCGCGCCGGCGAAGACGATAGCGAGCTTCACCGCGGGCCTCGGCTCGACCGTCGCGGGCGTCGGCGTCCTGATCGCGCTCGGCGCGATCCTGGGCAAGCTGCTCGCCGACTCCGGTGGCGCCGACCAGATCGTGGACACCATCCTGGCGCGCACGGGCAAGCGGGCCATGCCGTGGGCGATGGTCCTCATCGCCTCGGTCATCGGCCTGCCGCTGTTCTTCGAGGTCGGGATCGTCCTGCTGATCCCGGTGGTGCTGCTCGTCGCCAAGCGCGGCAACTACTCCCTGATGCGCATCGGCATCCCGGCCCTGGCCGGCCTGTCCGTGATGCACGGCCTGATCCCGCCGCACCCCGGACCGCTCGTCGCGATCGACGCGCTCGACGCGAACCTCGGCGTCACGCTGGCGCTCGGCGTGGTCGTCGCGATCCCGACGGTGATCATCGCCGGTCCGGTCTTCTCCCGCTACGCCGCCCGCTGGGTGGACATCCAGGCGCCCGAGAAGATGATCCCGCAGCGGCCCTCCGAGGAGCTGGAGCGCCGTCCCGGCTTCGGCGCCACCCTGGCCACGATCCTGCTGCCGGTCGTGCTGATGCTGGTCAAGGCGTTCGTGGACATCGTGGTGGACGATCCGGAGCAGGGGCTCCAGAAGGTCACCGATGTGATCGGCTCGCCGCTGATCGCGCTGCTCGCGGCCGTGCTCGTGGGCATGGTCACGCTGGGCCGGGCGGCCGGCTTCACCCGGGCGCGGCTCTCCACCACCGTGGAGAAGTCCCTCGCCCCGATCGCCGGGGTGCTGCTCATCGTGGGCGCGGGCGGCGGCTTCAAGCAGACGCTGATCGACGCCGGCGTGGGGCAGATGATCCTGGACTTCTCCGAGGACTGGTCGATCCCGGCGCTGCTGCTCGGCTGGCTGATCGCCGTGGCGATCCGGCTCGCGACCGGTTCGGCGACCGTGGCGACGATCTCGGCGGCCGGGCTGGTCGCCCCGCTGGCGGCCGACATGTCCACCGCGCACGCGGCCCTGCTGGTGCTCGCGGTGGGCGCGGGCTCGCTCTTCTTCAGCCATGTCAACGACGCCGGGTTCTGGCTGGTGAAGGAGTACTTCGGCATGGACGTCGGCCAGACCGTGAAGACGTGGTCGGTGATGGAGACCATCATCTCGGTGGCCTCGCTGCTGTTCATCCTGCTGCTGTCCCTGGTGCTGTAG